From one Sphingobium cloacae genomic stretch:
- a CDS encoding AAA family ATPase, translating into MATKRIRLPGPPPTEGSGSTPLTIEFLVEQPFLATREHARFVEFAEACAHYRYIGVCHGRPGVGKTRSAREFSSFPDLGEYAALRPIAALLGEKVARCRAVFYTVSVSNTPKTIDAVLGLNLIKLGYARLTVAGGSQDEITHDAARIACPLVIVDEADRLTIKSLEHLRDMADRHGFGLILMGMPGLEKRLARYAQLYSRIGFVHEFKPLTETEMRLLLATHAGDFGISFDPAQLDAIEAQAAVIRITRGNFRLMERLFAQMRRIMTLNRVEEVTADIVQAARDCLVIGPGN; encoded by the coding sequence ATGGCGACCAAGAGGATACGGCTTCCCGGCCCACCACCTACCGAGGGCTCCGGCTCTACGCCGCTGACGATTGAGTTCCTGGTCGAGCAGCCGTTCCTGGCGACCCGCGAACATGCCCGGTTCGTCGAGTTTGCCGAAGCCTGCGCGCACTACCGCTATATCGGCGTGTGTCATGGCCGGCCGGGCGTCGGAAAGACGCGATCGGCGCGCGAGTTTTCCAGCTTCCCCGACCTGGGGGAATATGCCGCGCTCCGTCCCATTGCCGCGCTCCTTGGCGAAAAGGTCGCTCGCTGCCGCGCCGTCTTCTACACCGTGTCGGTCAGCAACACGCCCAAGACGATCGACGCGGTGTTGGGCCTCAACCTCATTAAGCTGGGCTATGCCCGGCTGACGGTCGCGGGCGGCTCGCAGGACGAAATCACCCATGACGCCGCCCGCATCGCCTGCCCCCTCGTCATCGTCGACGAGGCCGACCGCCTGACCATAAAGTCGCTCGAACATCTCCGCGACATGGCCGATCGCCACGGCTTCGGGCTGATCCTGATGGGTATGCCGGGCTTGGAGAAGCGCCTCGCCCGCTATGCCCAGCTCTACTCGCGGATCGGCTTCGTCCACGAGTTCAAACCGCTTACCGAGACCGAAATGCGGCTGCTGCTCGCGACCCACGCCGGCGATTTCGGGATCAGCTTCGACCCGGCCCAACTCGACGCGATCGAAGCGCAGGCAGCCGTGATCCGCATCACGCGCGGCAACTTCCGGCTCATGGAGCGCCTGTTCGCGCAGATGCGGCGGATCATGACCCTCAACCGCGTCGAGGAGGTCACCGCTGACATCGTTCAGGCCGCGCGCGATTGCCTCGTCATCGGACCCGGCAACTGA
- a CDS encoding recombinase family protein: protein MKIGYARVSTAEQNLDLQRDALKAAGCEKVITDKASGATAARPGLEKVKELLRAGDTLVVWRLDRLGRSLRDLIGWMTYLDEEKVGLLSLHEAIDTTTTSGKLTFHLFGALAEFERNLIRERTQAGLTAARARGKKGGRPAALGKDKRDLPVRLYHENTMPIAKICSMLGISKPKLYAYVRSAETKPVAA from the coding sequence ATGAAAATCGGTTACGCCCGCGTATCGACCGCCGAGCAGAACCTGGACCTCCAGCGTGATGCGCTGAAGGCTGCCGGCTGCGAGAAGGTCATCACCGACAAGGCCTCCGGGGCGACTGCCGCTCGCCCTGGATTGGAAAAGGTGAAGGAGCTGCTTCGCGCCGGCGACACACTGGTGGTCTGGCGCCTCGACAGGCTCGGCCGCTCGCTCCGTGATCTGATCGGATGGATGACCTACCTCGACGAGGAAAAGGTCGGGCTGCTGAGCCTGCACGAGGCGATCGACACGACCACCACGTCGGGCAAGCTTACCTTCCACCTGTTCGGGGCATTGGCGGAGTTCGAGCGCAACCTGATCCGCGAGCGGACCCAGGCCGGTCTCACCGCAGCCCGCGCTCGCGGCAAGAAGGGTGGCCGGCCGGCCGCACTCGGCAAGGACAAGCGCGACCTGCCCGTCAGGCTCTACCACGAGAACACGATGCCGATCGCCAAGATTTGCTCGATGCTCGGCATCTCCAAGCCAAAACTCTACGCCTATGTGCGATCGGCCGAGACCAAGCCGGTAGCCGCGTAG
- a CDS encoding MerR family transcriptional regulator, translating to MMKPVMIGQLASETSTKVTTIRFYESIGLLRSAPRTASGRRTYDASDIERLHFIRNGRRLGFSVDEIRSLMGLAQNPDQDCGAASAIAAQHLKDVEERLAQLAVLRDELAMLSQSCTKARMADCRIMKAIGKGHPQADQ from the coding sequence ATGATGAAGCCGGTGATGATTGGGCAGCTCGCCAGCGAGACCTCGACGAAGGTGACGACGATCCGCTTTTATGAGTCGATCGGGTTGCTCCGATCCGCCCCTCGCACGGCGTCGGGTCGCAGAACCTACGATGCCAGTGACATTGAGCGTTTGCACTTCATCCGCAACGGTCGCCGGCTTGGCTTCTCCGTCGACGAGATCCGTTCGTTGATGGGGCTGGCGCAGAACCCGGACCAGGATTGTGGTGCCGCCTCAGCTATCGCTGCTCAGCACCTCAAGGATGTGGAGGAGAGACTGGCGCAACTCGCGGTGTTGCGGGATGAGTTGGCAATGCTCAGCCAGAGCTGCACCAAGGCGCGCATGGCCGATTGTCGGATCATGAAGGCGATCGGCAAAGGCCACCCTCAAGCCGATCAATAA
- a CDS encoding Mu transposase C-terminal domain-containing protein, with protein MTHPALVPPLAIERYRVLEPHLADGIPLADLARTGTLSERTLQRWLGRYRAEGLAGLARLPRNDRGRLHLPEHLVELTRTLATKRPRPPVAAIHRKVQELAIAHGHRTPSYAAVARVVRAIPASQIAAASDPAVYRDQHELVHRREAATSNEMWQADHTVLDILVLDDAGTPVRPWLTVIVDDHSRAIAGYFLSLDAPSALNTALALRQAIWRKPNPEWIVSGIPEQLYVDNGSDFISEHIEQACIALKIRLIHSLPGRPRGRGKIERLFRTINDMFLPDLPGHLIAGKPLSAPVLTLDELRARFEAFVCGVYHRRPHGSTGEPPITRWQKGGFLPAMPDSLEQLDMLLVHVPKPRKVLRDGIRLMGRRYVEPTLAAFVGEQVEAVYDPRDLTEIHVYHQGRFVCRALSSEHAGHPSLRAIQRARRGAKERDKQVPAPTETFDGDQEDTASRPTTYRGLRLYAADD; from the coding sequence GTGACGCATCCGGCGCTTGTCCCGCCGCTGGCGATCGAGCGCTACCGCGTCCTTGAACCGCACCTCGCCGATGGCATCCCGCTCGCGGACCTCGCCCGCACCGGCACGCTGAGCGAGCGGACGTTGCAGCGCTGGCTCGGGCGCTACCGTGCCGAAGGACTTGCCGGTCTCGCGCGTCTGCCGCGCAACGATCGGGGCAGGCTGCACCTGCCGGAACATCTGGTCGAACTGACCCGCACTCTCGCCACCAAGCGCCCGCGACCCCCGGTCGCCGCCATTCACCGAAAGGTGCAGGAACTCGCCATCGCGCATGGACACCGAACCCCCAGCTATGCGGCCGTCGCGCGTGTCGTCAGGGCGATACCGGCAAGCCAGATCGCCGCAGCCTCCGATCCGGCCGTCTACCGCGACCAGCACGAGCTAGTGCATCGGCGCGAAGCCGCGACCTCGAACGAGATGTGGCAGGCCGATCATACCGTTCTCGACATTCTCGTGCTCGATGATGCCGGAACCCCGGTGCGTCCTTGGCTGACCGTCATCGTTGACGATCACAGCCGAGCCATCGCCGGTTACTTCCTCAGCCTCGATGCCCCCAGTGCCCTCAACACGGCGCTCGCCTTGCGGCAGGCGATCTGGCGCAAGCCCAATCCCGAATGGATCGTCAGCGGCATTCCCGAACAGCTTTACGTCGACAACGGCTCGGATTTCATCTCCGAGCATATCGAGCAGGCGTGCATCGCCCTCAAAATCCGCCTCATCCATTCGCTGCCGGGGCGTCCTCGCGGGCGCGGCAAGATCGAGCGGCTGTTCCGCACCATCAACGACATGTTCCTGCCCGACCTGCCCGGCCACCTGATCGCGGGCAAGCCGCTGTCGGCGCCAGTGCTCACGCTCGACGAGCTGCGCGCCCGCTTCGAGGCGTTCGTGTGCGGCGTCTATCATCGTCGCCCGCATGGCAGCACCGGCGAACCGCCGATCACGCGCTGGCAGAAGGGCGGGTTCCTGCCCGCAATGCCCGACAGCCTTGAACAGCTCGACATGCTGCTCGTGCACGTGCCCAAGCCCCGTAAAGTGCTGCGCGACGGCATCCGTCTGATGGGCAGGCGCTATGTCGAACCCACGCTCGCGGCCTTCGTCGGCGAGCAGGTCGAGGCGGTCTATGACCCCCGCGACCTGACCGAGATCCACGTCTACCACCAGGGCCGGTTCGTCTGCCGTGCGCTCAGCTCCGAGCACGCTGGGCACCCGTCGTTGCGCGCGATCCAGCGCGCCCGGCGCGGCGCGAAGGAGCGCGACAAGCAGGTGCCTGCCCCCACGGAGACCTTCGATGGCGACCAAGAGGATACGGCTTCCCGGCCCACCACCTACCGAGGGCTCCGGCTCTACGCCGCTGACGATTGA
- a CDS encoding aspartyl protease family protein codes for MSRRSLVARLVACGTGLVLGSPTLARQTSRSAGSWNFGAAHLEWEPLEVGTGDTLLVSAQVRGVPVRAVLDSGSGASIMSTALAAKLGLNDGERRMISGLSAKAPVLLVRDIDVQLARETRRLPFAVVGDLSSVSAAFGRPIDILLGADMFTGSCIALDFAKRRMAVVKSGTFLAGPDWRAVALGRGAKQELFIRASVSGLPPVPLMIDLGSSAALMLSSAYARDQGLLNGKLVSTAAIGGVDGVRINDAFTIQNINIEGLGVSNVPTLGMRAWLSTSTVGNVGLPLIAQFDVVFDVTAGFVWLRPLGPRRRLPMLKDRSGLGLAASPTALTVVHVAANSPAEKAGWAVGDRIVAVNGHSIDANYTRGELWQVRSRPAGTLVKLTMASGDVRELRLADYY; via the coding sequence ATGTCTCGACGCTCATTAGTGGCGCGGCTGGTGGCCTGTGGAACCGGCTTGGTGCTCGGTTCTCCAACGCTCGCGCGACAGACTTCCCGGTCTGCGGGCTCGTGGAACTTCGGTGCGGCTCACCTCGAATGGGAGCCGCTGGAAGTCGGCACGGGTGATACCCTCCTTGTTTCGGCACAAGTGCGCGGAGTGCCGGTGCGGGCGGTGCTCGACAGTGGCAGCGGCGCGTCGATCATGAGCACGGCGCTCGCGGCGAAGCTCGGCTTGAACGATGGTGAGCGGCGCATGATTAGCGGGCTGAGCGCCAAGGCCCCGGTGCTGCTGGTCCGCGACATCGACGTACAGCTCGCCCGCGAAACCCGTCGCTTACCCTTTGCCGTCGTTGGTGATCTGAGTTCAGTGTCGGCGGCCTTCGGACGACCGATCGATATCCTCCTCGGTGCCGATATGTTCACGGGTAGCTGCATCGCGCTCGATTTCGCGAAAAGGCGTATGGCGGTCGTCAAGTCAGGCACGTTTCTCGCCGGTCCCGACTGGCGCGCTGTCGCGCTCGGGCGCGGTGCCAAGCAGGAGCTGTTCATTCGAGCTTCCGTCTCGGGTTTGCCTCCCGTGCCCTTGATGATCGATCTTGGCAGCTCGGCCGCGCTGATGCTCTCGTCGGCCTATGCCCGCGATCAAGGGCTGTTGAACGGGAAGCTCGTCTCGACCGCGGCGATCGGCGGCGTCGATGGTGTGCGTATCAACGATGCTTTCACGATCCAGAACATCAACATCGAAGGGCTTGGCGTCTCGAACGTCCCCACACTCGGGATGAGAGCTTGGCTCTCCACCAGCACGGTTGGCAATGTCGGCCTACCGCTGATCGCTCAATTCGACGTGGTGTTCGACGTGACCGCCGGATTCGTGTGGCTCCGGCCACTCGGTCCTCGTCGTCGCCTGCCGATGCTGAAGGACCGTAGCGGCCTTGGCCTCGCAGCCTCACCAACGGCGCTCACCGTTGTTCATGTGGCGGCGAACAGTCCCGCGGAAAAGGCTGGCTGGGCGGTCGGCGACCGGATCGTGGCGGTGAACGGCCATTCGATCGATGCGAACTATACGCGTGGGGAGCTCTGGCAAGTGCGCTCCCGGCCTGCTGGCACCCTCGTAAAGCTGACGATGGCCTCGGGTGATGTGCGCGAGCTCAGGCTGGCCGATTATTATTGA
- a CDS encoding cation transporter, whose protein sequence is MNASTESCGCHGEPARAQTDPAYRRALLTVVVLNLGFGVAELFGGFIADSQALKADSLDFLGDGSISLIGLLALAWSARARAKVALTQGLFLGALGVGVIGFAIWRALNATAPDAELMGTIGVVALAINVVSALVLARFREGDANVRAIWLFSRNDALANVAVIAAAGLVAWTGSAWPDLAVAGLIALLFLHSAYEIVTGARRELGER, encoded by the coding sequence ATGAATGCTTCTACCGAAAGCTGCGGGTGCCACGGGGAGCCCGCGCGCGCGCAAACCGATCCGGCCTATCGCCGTGCGCTGCTGACCGTCGTGGTGCTCAACCTCGGCTTCGGAGTCGCCGAGCTGTTCGGCGGGTTCATCGCCGATAGCCAAGCGCTGAAAGCGGATTCCCTCGATTTTCTCGGGGACGGGTCGATCAGCCTTATCGGTCTTCTCGCGCTTGCCTGGTCCGCACGGGCGAGGGCAAAGGTCGCGCTGACGCAGGGGTTGTTTCTCGGTGCGCTTGGCGTGGGCGTAATCGGTTTCGCGATTTGGCGCGCCCTGAACGCAACCGCGCCCGATGCCGAACTGATGGGCACAATCGGCGTTGTCGCGCTCGCGATCAATGTCGTGTCCGCCTTGGTGCTTGCGCGTTTCCGGGAAGGGGACGCCAATGTTCGCGCGATCTGGCTGTTCAGCCGCAACGACGCGCTCGCCAACGTGGCGGTGATCGCCGCGGCCGGTCTGGTGGCGTGGACAGGAAGCGCCTGGCCGGACCTCGCCGTCGCCGGCCTCATCGCCCTCCTGTTCCTCCACTCCGCTTATGAAATCGTCACTGGCGCTCGGCGCGAATTGGGAGAGCGGTAG